ACCATGCAGTGCTAAAAATCCAAGTTCCCGGTCAAATGAATGGCCATATTCTTCAGCCTGTTCTTTCGTGCGTTCAATGGAAATGATGATATCCCCTAACATGCGGGGCATTTCCGCACCGACAATTTCCACTTCATCTTCTCCCATTTCTTCAAGTGCAAAGGAAATGACATCTGTAGCTGAATCTTTATGTCGATATTCTTTATTGATTTCCCGAATCCTATCATTGTCTACAAATGTAACTGACAGCTCGGTGTCTTTTTCAATGTTTTCTTTTCTTGCCGCAAATTGCAGAATGCTCTCAACAAGCCGCTGAGCTTCCTCCGTTACTTCATTCGTTTCATCCATTAAATCGATAGCTAAAATCATTCTTTCACCTTCTGTCCTAATTTATCCGGCTCCGGATATTCAATCCTGGAGTGGAAGATACCATTCAGCGATTCACATAAGGAATGCTTCACGATACTCAATTCTCTCATAGTAATGTCACATTCATCAAATTGACCATCAGAAATCCTGTCCTGAATGATGAAACTTACCAGCTCTTCAATCTTATCTGGAGTTGGGTGCTTCATCGATCTCACTGCAGCTTCAACACTATCGGCTATGCCGATGACGGCTACTTCCTTCATTATCGCCCTCGGACCGGGATATCGGTAGGCCGCTTCGAGGGTGGTCTCATCCTGTTTTTTTGCCTTATGGTAGAAAAACTTCAATAAAGTCGTACCGTGATGCTGCTCTGCAATATCCACAATCTCTTTCGGAAATTTGTGACTGCGCAGCATCTCCCCGCCATCTACGGCATGGGCAATAATGATATCCCTGCTCGTTTCCGGCTGCAGCCGATCATGCGGGTTCTCTTCATTCATCTGATTTTCGATGAAGAAGTGCGGCCGCTTCGTTTTACCTATATCATGATAATAGCTGCCGACCCTTGCCAGCAATCCATTCGACCCGATGGCTTCACAAGCGGATTCCGCCAAATTGGCAACCATTACACTATGATGATATGTCCCCGGTGCCTCAATCAAGATCCTCCGCAATAACGGATGATTGGGATTCGCGAGTTCGATAAGCTTTATTGATGATAAGATCCCGAAACCAGCCTCGAAAAACGGTAACAGGCCCATTGTCAAAACGGCTGAACCCACTCCAGAACCTATGGCAGCAGCAGCATAATATAAGTACTCCATTCTAGTATAATGGCTGTCCATAATAAAGATGAGCGAAAAAACAAATGCCATATTGATTAAAGACAATAGCAGCCCCGCTACCAGCACCTTTGATTTGAAATTTGGCCTAGATAGAATGATGATTGCCGTCAATCCCCCGAAAATGATATAAAGCCCCATCGAGAAATCCAGATTTCCAGGTGTATCGCCATTAAATATAATCGTACCATACGAACCTAGCAATATGATCATTGCCACCGCTAACTTATCATTCAATAATATCTTGATGAGCATCGCCGCCATGGCACCCGGAAAAATGTATTCCAGGTTCGAGTTTTTCAGGTCTGCCAGAATGCTGACCGTTTTCATGGTAGCCATTGAAAGGATAAAGACAAGACTGAAGATCAATAACTGATTGTACTTGTTATCCTTTTGGGAAATGGAATAGTAGAAATAGTAATAAAAAGCGGCAAAAGTCAGGAATATGAATAACAGCAGGCCGATATACGGGTAAATGGTAGACTCCGTATTTAAGAAGCCTGCCAGTTCAAGCTGCCTATATACATCCCTGTCCACTAATTGATTTTCTTCAACGATGATTTGACCTTGAAGGATCCTGATTGGCTCCACGCTTTCAACCGCTTTCCTTCGCTGTTCTTCGGTTTTGTCCTTATCGAAAAATACATTCTGAATGATTG
The DNA window shown above is from Peribacillus sp. FSL P2-0133 and carries:
- the ybeY gene encoding rRNA maturation RNase YbeY; the encoded protein is MILAIDLMDETNEVTEEAQRLVESILQFAARKENIEKDTELSVTFVDNDRIREINKEYRHKDSATDVISFALEEMGEDEVEIVGAEMPRMLGDIIISIERTKEQAEEYGHSFDRELGFLALHGFLHLLGFDHMNEEDEKVMFTKQKEILEEYGLSREG
- a CDS encoding HD family phosphohydrolase, translated to MNRIQKFFTQIKGLLVHRFFQVLLFIILGLFAYGLMFSNVKPERVQVELFKPAEQTIRSTKTVEDTYKTEQEKEEISKQVADVYSLKKEYAKNKVDLISSIFDSAIEVNKETDPDGDHKEDEEKDDKKEPVKTDAQKVSILKEKLTDEVNKNIEESVFLALVQADEDELKIAKDSTITAVNNVMGSRIAASDVENAKKKVVEELGYMSISGDMKKASTSLARTAIIQNVFFDKDKTEEQRRKAVESVEPIRILQGQIIVEENQLVDRDVYRQLELAGFLNTESTIYPYIGLLLFIFLTFAAFYYYFYYSISQKDNKYNQLLIFSLVFILSMATMKTVSILADLKNSNLEYIFPGAMAAMLIKILLNDKLAVAMIILLGSYGTIIFNGDTPGNLDFSMGLYIIFGGLTAIIILSRPNFKSKVLVAGLLLSLINMAFVFSLIFIMDSHYTRMEYLYYAAAAIGSGVGSAVLTMGLLPFFEAGFGILSSIKLIELANPNHPLLRRILIEAPGTYHHSVMVANLAESACEAIGSNGLLARVGSYYHDIGKTKRPHFFIENQMNEENPHDRLQPETSRDIIIAHAVDGGEMLRSHKFPKEIVDIAEQHHGTTLLKFFYHKAKKQDETTLEAAYRYPGPRAIMKEVAVIGIADSVEAAVRSMKHPTPDKIEELVSFIIQDRISDGQFDECDITMRELSIVKHSLCESLNGIFHSRIEYPEPDKLGQKVKE